acaagacaaacaacagtttgaaattccattatttatttaggaatttattgatgtgtttttaaatgatttacttATTGACTGATTTATGTTCTTTTTGTAAATCCCTTTCTAATTTGAACGATTTATTGATAGATTATTGTTTCATCTGTAAATTATCATTATAATTCCTCTTTTTTGTTGCCCATTAAAATattgaatgatgaattaatttgtaatttagtctatttatttatggattaattcattaatttgtaatcaatttttttattgtgcaattagttattaattaatgaCATGCTTTTTTACTATTTCCTTGACACTTCTGGTCCTCCACAGTACAGGGAGTACTGGGgggaattaaataaaataaacgaatcacaaaaacacaagaagaaatAACATTGCACAATGTAAAAGATACATAATACAGaaatttaaatagaaaaataaataaataaataaaaaaacaataaaaagtgaataagcaATATTGCAAACCAAATTAAGTTATCTGACAATGTTTAATCACTGAAAtgtgcatttgttgttttttttttactgtgttgaTGTGATGTTAGTTATTTACTTCTAAATTCAAGTGCTTTAACCTGCaatcatttaaattatatatatgataatTCAACTGgctgataaatatatttgtaaagaTAGTCGTATGTAAATGCGTACACAAAACTATGCATGAAAGCAACCATAGTGAAAGACTGTAGTACATATGAATGGTGAGATAAAGGTCACTTATTGAAGTAAATACTGGGTTTGGACCACCGGGGGGCTCAGTGAGTCTGTGCTGGAGGCCCGACGCCATCTTTAGATTAGCGGATTTATTTTAGTAGCAGGTTGAGGACTGGCAGCACAGAAATCAtgggaagaaagaagaaaaagcaaatgaaGCCGTGGTGCTGGTATCCTTTCCCACATTTTACATGTAGTATTGTAACGTTATCTGGCTTTTAACGTTACTGTCTGTTTCTGTGGTAAACAGTGTTATCGTCGCTTAGCTAACTGCAAGTTAACCTGAGCttagtaataataaatatgtagcCAGCTAGCTACAAATAGCTGTCGTCAAGTTAAATTAACTACGGGCGAAGTATTTTAATACCCTctgatatgttgtgttttttttttagcaaggTGGTTTTTGAGTAAACAAATGCTCTGTATTATGTTGTCAGACCTATAATTTTATATATGTGAACAACTGCTTACAAACCAacttgcactttttttttattattgttcgGCCTGCTTctacaaattgtgtttttcatctCGTCAAGTTTAGGTGtttgtacatttatataatttttgttgcttttgtgcttttgcttgtttgcttttattgttgttatcatttgtttttgttgtgcttttgtgtaCTCTGTTAAGCTCTTTGGGTTGCCTCTAGGATGAAATGTGCTatagaataataatttgtcttgCTTAAACAAATAAGTCAGCACAGTGTTGCATTTTTTAGACACTTAAACAGTTTCCTAAACTGTAAACTCAGGTACTGCAACAGagattttgatgatgaaaagatTCTCATCCAGCATCAGAAAgccaaacatttcaaatgccACATTTGTCATAAAAAGCTGTACACTGGCCCCGGGCTCGCTATCCACTGTATGCAGGTGAGGAAACAGCtacatatttgtttatatacatGAAGTCCTAATGAACTAGCTGATTGACCTTGTCGTTTCTATCTTAGGTACATAAAGAGACTATTGATGGAGTTCCTAATGCGATACCTGGAAGGACAGATATTGAACTGGAGATTTATGGCATGGAGGGTATTCCAGAGAAAGACatggaagagagaagaagagtgcTTGAACAAAAAAACCAAGGTATTGACACCAGAATACTTTAATAACAATTTACTGCACTGTTATGGCCTATTCTAGAGACTGATTCTGCTCCTCCTTATTCTTTTTTCAGAGACTCAGAAGAAAAAGCAGAACCAGGATGACTCTGATGAGTACGATGACGATGATGAGCCCGGTCCCTCCTTCCAGCAGCCTGCTGCAGGTCAGCCCCAGGCAGGCTACATCCCCCCTATGACCCAGCCTGGCATGCCTCCTGGCTCTGGTGCTCCTGGGATACCGCCAGGAAGCTACTCAGGTTGGAAACAGTGACTTTACTTGAACtgcaaaaacatcaacaactaTTAAGCTAATAAGATTGTATCAGCATCATGTTGTTTACCAAGGGTGCTTACAGAGCTTTACTTTGGTTTTACCCTGACGCCTTCCACGTCTTCTTGCCAATTTTCTCAACTAtgcactgtgtttttttaataggtTTACATGAGACTAGATTCGGACAGTATAGGAAAGGTGTCAAGCATAttgaatacagtatgtgttgcgGCATATGTCCTAAAATGTTTCTAAAGCTCAGTCAGTTAAAATTTCCTTCAACACTGACAAAATTAATGCAGCCAaattcacatactgtattttgcctaaaataataagaatatgCTATATAGACTACCATTTTTACATTCAGGTGTTGTTTATGTCGTTTTAAAGTAGGAATATTGATTTATGGATGGAAGCATATAAAAAACTACATATAACACACACTTGAGATGGTAAAAGTGAATCTCTTTGTTTCAGGAATCCCTCCAATGATGCCAGGTGTGCCGCCAATGATGCCAGGAATGCCGCCCGTAATGCCGGGAATGCCTCCAGGGTAAATATTTGGTTTTATTAATCAACACTGTGACTTTTTATGAATCCCAATCTTTGCTATATCTTGTATTTTAAACATTGATATTCTTCCTCATGTATTCAGGATGATACCAATGGGTAGGATGATGCCTCCTGGTCCGGGGATGCCTCCTATGATGCCAGGCGTGCCACCAGGTAAGCAGTGCCCTGCCAGCATGCAACCTCAGATAGCACTTaatatgaattatttatttgacatgcgaatttatagaaaataaagagataTCATTATATTGTAACACTGTTGTTATTTGCCTTTACATGTTCGCCTATATGATGAATTTGTCTTGCTGTTGTCAGGCATGCCTCCTCCAGTGGCCCACCGGCCCGGGATTACACACATGGCTCAGGTCCCTCCAGCTGCAAATGTGCTGACTAGACCTGTCGTTCCTGCTGCCACTGCCCCCTCAGCCCAGCCAGATGTCACAAAACCTCTGTTTCCCAGTGTTGGACAGGTAAAACCTTTATGACACCATTTACCCAAATGcactctccatctccctctacATTCTGACATGGCAGAACATTAACGTCCTCCTGAAGGGATGTTTGTGTAGCTCTCTGTGCTCCCACAGGCTGATGTAAAGCCGACTTAAGCCAGAAACTCTTACAACTAAAGGATTATTTTATTCACAGTTCCTATTCTTTACTCTCTCCCTGTGCTACAGATGGGGAGTCGGGTCGCAAGTACAAGTGCAGGCTCGTCAAGTGCAGACTCTCAGTCTGCCTCCCCTAAAGCTCTGTTCCCTATCACATCACAAGTACGCAGCTGTCTGCCTGCTCCACTCTGACAACATACAGCTTTACAACTGGCATGCACACAATTGTGTTTGCCTGCTGTGTACTTGGGCAGATTGCATagattaattatgttttatttgccaAAGCTGTTTTAGCAAGGGATGACGAAATCCAACCATTGGTGCTtagaaattacttttaaaatgctttttaatttCTAGCAACATGTCTTCATTTGCTTCCTCCTTTACTACAAATCTGCATTTATAGAAGACTGAAAAAGTTGCCTCACGTCAACAAAATCAGAAATGGAGAGTTATGCAGATTTGTAAAGTGAGCTTCTTATCTCTGAGCTGCTGTAAGGCAATATAGCACGGCATGCtctttttgatttgttttcttgcaggcTTAACTGAATAGCTTCTCCTTTAGTCATACTTTATAAGGTTACTCTCCCATGTGTGTAGCAACAGTGGtgcattaacattttaatagtATCAACTCAGACCCCTTTTAAAGACACAGAAGACACAGTGTGAGCAGCACTTTAGCAGAGTAACAGCAGCATCTAGTGCTCCGTTGGTGTGTCTACGCAGGATGCGTTCAGGCACAGTttcaaatgaaagtgaaaataaacttgGAAGTGAGAGGCAAAGAATAGACTCGAGTGAGGGAATCATGGATGAAATTAATGGACTTGGGATGGATCCATTAACGTCAGTGATGGGAGTAACCTCAAAGTATGACTAAAAATGTCCACTTGTGAAATTTTAAGATCTTTCAGCAGTGTTTCTAAtgtgtcttcctctctctcctctcagagTCAGCAGACAATGTCAGGgtcccctcaccctccccccTCTACCTCATCTGAACCCTCAAAGCCCACATTCCCGGCCTACACTCAGGCCACCGCAGCCGTGGCCAGCCCCAATGCTGGCAGCAGTACGGTCTCTAAACCTCCCTCTACTGTGACCAGTAAGCCTGCCACCCTCACCACCTCTAGTGCAACCAGTAAGTTGATCCACCCCGATGAGGATATCTCACTGGTAAGTAGTCCAGCTGGAACTGTCTCCCTTTATAGTTTTTTACAGTAAGTagcattttgagaaaaaaacagtcatGGCAAAAGTTTTGGTGAAAATCATAAAGTCCATAAATGTCTTTTCTTAAGTAAAACTGATTCATGGATTTTCTTATTTCTCCTGGTTGAGCTGCATAATTTCAGTGTCAAATTATTCTTCCTCTCATTTGCTCTCTGTGTCCTGTAGGAAGAGTTGCGGGCTCAGCTGCCCAGGTACCAGTGCAGTATTCCCCGCCAAGGCCAGGCCACTGCTTCTGCCCCGTCAGTGGGTCCCGTGGGTGGCATGATGTCTCCTCAGCAGCCAGGCATGAGGCATCCTATACCTGGTACATACCATCTACCTTAAGTTCACAAATATTTCTTCATAAGTGCTGCAACTTATTATGTAACACTGAATGAATATATGTTTATAATTGAAAAGCTGTATGGTTTTTGATATcgatttttaattaaaaagccAACAAACATATGTTCTTGCAGGCCAATATGGTGGTCCACCCCAGGGGATGCCAGGCTACATGCCAGGAGGGATGCCTCCATACGGACAGGCCCCTCCTGTGGTTCCCCCAGGGTACCAAGGAGCCCCTCCACGGCCACCCATAGGTATGAGACCCCCTGTCATGTCTCCTGGAGGCCGCTACTGAagcctcccttcctctcttctaTAGGTTTGGACACTCAACCCTTTTCTAATGTCCTCAGCTGCTAGTAGACAAACCAGTATTGGTGTTATAGTACCACAACGTATCGTTTATTCTACTACTGTGCTATGAGGAAGAGACACTGAATAAGCAGCAAACAAAAGAGctataaaagcaacacagagCGCATGGGAAATATTCACACTGTACCTAACCGAGACTATGAACTGTTGTTTCAAACCAACTCTGTTCTGTggctttttttccttctcatgTTTCATTTAGGTGTGTAGAAGTGTAGTAGATATGGTTCGTAGTGTTGTGAAGGCGCTGGAGTTACATGGGCAGTACACACCCTTTATCAAGGCAAGTtttatgtaaatacatttttgttctaTGCTAAACAGTGAGGCCTTCACAGCACGCAGGTGCTGTTGGACTTCATGTCCCCAACTATGTTTGGTGAGGGCTTCAAATAACTGTTTATgcctttgttctgttttatgttAATCCTCCATTAATTTTAATGAGGAAACTCCCCTAAACCTAAACAGATAAAGTACATGGTTACTAAATGAAATGGTATATGTATTGCTGTAAAACTGTATTGTAATAAAATGTGGCAAAAATTTAAGACTCTTCTTTGCGGGACGTTAGTGGGAAAAGAAACGTCACAGCAGGTTTGTACTCTAGTTATAAGCTACGTGACTACATGGTgattgtgtgtctttgttgtgttgaaagatgaataatataaacagaaatgtgcTTTTAACCTTTTGTTGagttgaaattaaaatgttggtAAATATTCTCTTTTGACTATAAGCagtatattgatttttttttttttttaaattgatgcTCTGTACATGGCACTGGCAGACTGGCCGTTGATGCACTGAGTGCTTTGTACAGCTGCATAACTTCCGGGTTGTTAGTGGCTGTAGTGCTAaaacccagatttctcttctccCTGTAGCAATGCCATGGGGGACTGGCTGAGGCCCTGTCTCAGTGTAGCCCTGTTTCAGCCTGAGGCAAGTCTCACCATTTTCTGTCTTCTCATTCATTATCAGGGGCCCTCACAGCGTACATGCTGTTGGATCTCAATGTCCCCAAACTTGCAGCAAGTTTGGTGAAGGcccttgtttgtgttgttgcatTTAGGCACCATTTTCTAGCTCATGTAAATTATATTCTTTCTTGTTAAGTTCTGATGTGCCACTGAATCTCCATTTTGACGTGTCGGAGCACCAGGaagctctgttttcatttaatagTTCTCTACTGAAAGAATAGAGCTattaaatgaaactatattCCTTTAGAGACTTTGGATATTAATTAGACCTGTAGTCCACAACAGTTTACTGTCTCAGCTATTGATGGCTTGgtcaaaagtcaaatattttgtTAGATTCCCACATACAGACACCATCAGCAGTCTGTCACATGCAgccatatatatatgttaattGTGTGTTGGGAGGTGTGTGATGAACAAATGACTTTCAAATGCTTGTGAAATGGTTTTACCATTTAATCCTGTTTGTTTCATCAGCTTTCCTCACTTGATCATTTGAATTTAACTTACATGAAGGAGAATCCCTACCAGTAACAGGTTAGTTAAAGCTGTAAGTACCACTGCTGTAATTTCCGTCGacctttgttttctgtgcacACATAATGAGATCATAATCGTTTGTCACCTATAGgttcaaaacaaaaatcagcCCACAACTCTTTAGCATTTGACACTAATGACAGTCAACTATTCATTTATGATCTCCAGGAATAGCTTGGATCAAAAAGTCTAATAATTAATTTGAAGCTTGGTGTGTAACACGCAATGTGATCAACATCTCAACATAGTTTTTGGTGTGAATAACCTCTATTTAAACCAA
The genomic region above belongs to Thunnus albacares chromosome 17, fThuAlb1.1, whole genome shotgun sequence and contains:
- the LOC122966300 gene encoding BUB3-interacting and GLEBS motif-containing protein ZNF207-like isoform X1 — protein: MGRKKKKQMKPWCWYCNRDFDDEKILIQHQKAKHFKCHICHKKLYTGPGLAIHCMQVHKETIDGVPNAIPGRTDIELEIYGMEGIPEKDMEERRRVLEQKNQETQKKKQNQDDSDEYDDDDEPGPSFQQPAAGQPQAGYIPPMTQPGMPPGSGAPGIPPGSYSGIPPMMPGVPPMMPGMPPVMPGMPPGMIPMGRMMPPGPGMPPMMPGVPPGMPPPVAHRPGITHMAQVPPAANVLTRPVVPAATAPSAQPDVTKPLFPSVGQMGSRVASTSAGSSSADSQSASPKALFPITSQSQQTMSGSPHPPPSTSSEPSKPTFPAYTQATAAVASPNAGSSTVSKPPSTVTSKPATLTTSSATSKLIHPDEDISLEELRAQLPRYQCSIPRQGQATASAPSVGPVGGMMSPQQPGMRHPIPGQYGGPPQGMPGYMPGGMPPYGQAPPVVPPGYQGAPPRPPIGMRPPVMSPGGRY
- the LOC122966300 gene encoding BUB3-interacting and GLEBS motif-containing protein ZNF207-like isoform X3, translating into MGRKKKKQMKPWCWYCNRDFDDEKILIQHQKAKHFKCHICHKKLYTGPGLAIHCMQVHKETIDGVPNAIPGRTDIELEIYGMEGIPEKDMEERRRVLEQKNQETQKKKQNQDDSDEYDDDDEPGPSFQQPAAGQPQAGYIPPMTQPGMPPGSGAPGIPPGSYSGIPPMMPGVPPMMPGMPPVMPGMPPGMIPMGRMMPPGPGMPPMMPGVPPGMPPPVAHRPGITHMAQVPPAANVLTRPVVPAATAPSAQPDVTKPLFPSVGQSQQTMSGSPHPPPSTSSEPSKPTFPAYTQATAAVASPNAGSSTVSKPPSTVTSKPATLTTSSATSKLIHPDEDISLEELRAQLPRYQCSIPRQGQATASAPSVGPVGGMMSPQQPGMRHPIPGQYGGPPQGMPGYMPGGMPPYGQAPPVVPPGYQGAPPRPPIGMRPPVMSPGGRY
- the LOC122966300 gene encoding BUB3-interacting and GLEBS motif-containing protein ZNF207-like isoform X2, coding for MGRKKKKQMKPWCWYCNRDFDDEKILIQHQKAKHFKCHICHKKLYTGPGLAIHCMQVHKETIDGVPNAIPGRTDIELEIYGMEGIPEKDMEERRRVLEQKNQETQKKKQNQDDSDEYDDDDEPGPSFQQPAAGQPQAGYIPPMTQPGMPPGSGAPGIPPGSYSGIPPMMPGVPPMMPGMPPVMPGMPPGMIPMGRMMPPGPGMPPMMPGVPPGMPPPVAHRPGITHMAQVPPAANVLTRPVVPAATAPSAQPDVTKPLFPSVGQMGSRVASTSAGSSSADSQSASPKALFPITSQSQQTMSGSPHPPPSTSSEPSKPTFPAYTQATAAVASPNAGSSTVSKPPSTVTSKPATLTTSSATSKLIHPDEDISLEELRAQLPRYQCSIPRQGQATASAPSVGPVGGMMSPQQPGMRHPIPGQYGGPPQGMPGYMPGGMPPYGQAPPVVPPGYQGAPPRPPIGV